Proteins found in one Paenibacillus wynnii genomic segment:
- a CDS encoding GerAB/ArcD/ProY family transporter, with the protein MQTTRWQLFRFTLIYLCSQVTVFLIPILITTSSYQGWIALLAGFALSVIILMFTIHVGMLRPNQAWVDFGRDIVGKWGHRFVLVILLCWCIYFVAFDIQNFVLFFGSNYLRGTPPLFLQCVLGLVIMYTASLGFTALVYMADGIFLIFCAAIVFSLFIFLPNAEFSMLPALIHYHEPGIAVKDSFVVMSWFAEWVVFLFVVPDLKMEARMFKKIFLAGLAVLIIVLLDWLMTLLHFGPHLGKDLNYPLVDMVRSSSQDDILSNIDPLLIGVWSSSMFIHSSFLIYVAFRCVSNLTKGRGSKYIIPALITVSVAIAYIYSRNIASYFIHYKSFTTALIWLFVECIPVYYSIGAFIRFRKGMPR; encoded by the coding sequence ATGCAAACCACGAGATGGCAGCTTTTTCGTTTTACACTCATCTATTTGTGCTCACAAGTCACTGTGTTTTTAATCCCTATTCTCATTACAACCTCATCTTATCAGGGGTGGATTGCATTATTAGCTGGCTTTGCATTATCGGTGATTATTTTGATGTTTACGATTCATGTGGGAATGCTGAGACCGAATCAGGCTTGGGTAGACTTTGGTAGGGATATTGTAGGTAAATGGGGACATCGATTTGTGCTGGTTATTCTTTTATGCTGGTGTATTTATTTTGTTGCCTTTGATATCCAGAATTTCGTTCTATTTTTTGGTTCCAATTATTTAAGAGGTACTCCGCCTTTATTCCTCCAATGTGTGCTTGGACTTGTAATTATGTACACAGCCAGCTTGGGCTTTACCGCGCTTGTTTATATGGCTGATGGAATATTTTTAATCTTTTGTGCAGCGATTGTGTTTTCTTTGTTTATATTTTTGCCTAATGCGGAATTCAGTATGCTCCCGGCCTTAATCCATTATCATGAACCGGGGATTGCGGTTAAAGATTCTTTTGTAGTGATGTCATGGTTTGCCGAATGGGTTGTATTTCTTTTTGTAGTACCGGATTTGAAAATGGAGGCTAGGATGTTTAAGAAGATTTTTCTCGCGGGTTTAGCTGTACTTATCATTGTGTTACTCGATTGGTTAATGACATTACTACATTTCGGTCCGCATTTGGGGAAAGATCTTAATTATCCGCTAGTGGATATGGTGCGAAGCTCGTCACAAGATGATATCCTCAGCAATATAGATCCCCTTTTGATTGGAGTATGGTCTTCCTCCATGTTTATTCACAGTTCCTTTCTGATCTATGTAGCTTTCAGATGTGTATCGAATCTTACAAAAGGACGGGGAAGTAAGTACATTATCCCAGCACTTATTACGGTTTCTGTAGCGATTGCCTATATTTATTCACGAAATATCGCCAGCTATTTCATACATTATAAATCCTTTACGACGGCACTCATTTGGCTATTTGTTGAATGCATACCTGTTTATTACTCCATAGGGGCTTTCATTCGATTCAGAAAAGGGATGCCGAGGTAA
- a CDS encoding AzlC family ABC transporter permease codes for MNLETARIDSHAAPEHEDSFIKGVKDCLPTLLGYLSIGFAAGVVEKTAGLTIPEIAMMSIILYAGSAQFIAAGMIAAGSTASSIVITILFVNLRHLLLSAALSPYFRHLTPLRNLLIGSLLTDETFGVAITESAKKNKISEKWMHGLNITAYLNWILANLAGAFLGQWISNPEKLGLDFALPAMFIGLLVLTILSRSKYAMDIIVGLIAMLIAIVVSLVWSASMGVIAATIAASTIGMVVEKSK; via the coding sequence ATGAACCTGGAGACCGCCCGGATCGATTCACATGCGGCCCCAGAACATGAGGACAGTTTTATTAAGGGGGTTAAGGATTGTCTCCCTACTCTACTGGGATATTTAAGCATAGGCTTTGCGGCTGGTGTGGTCGAGAAAACCGCGGGACTTACGATACCGGAAATCGCCATGATGTCCATCATTTTATACGCAGGTTCTGCTCAGTTTATAGCTGCCGGAATGATTGCAGCCGGAAGTACCGCGTCGAGTATTGTCATTACGATCCTATTCGTTAACCTTCGGCATTTGCTGCTTAGTGCGGCACTGTCACCTTATTTCCGTCATCTGACTCCGTTGCGTAATTTGCTGATTGGGTCCCTGCTCACCGATGAGACCTTCGGAGTAGCTATTACGGAGAGCGCCAAAAAGAATAAAATTAGCGAAAAATGGATGCACGGTTTGAACATCACAGCCTACCTGAATTGGATTCTTGCCAACTTAGCCGGGGCTTTTCTTGGACAGTGGATTTCTAATCCGGAAAAATTAGGTTTGGATTTCGCACTGCCTGCCATGTTCATCGGGCTGTTGGTACTAACCATCCTTAGCAGAAGTAAATACGCCATGGATATCATTGTGGGTCTGATAGCTATGCTGATAGCGATTGTTGTTTCTTTGGTATGGTCAGCCAGTATGGGTGTTATTGCTGCAACGATCGCAGCCTCAACAATTGGAATGGTGGTTGAAAAGTCGAAATGA
- a CDS encoding Ger(x)C family spore germination protein, whose product MKYIKLGVVALLILSLTGCWSKEELDDLTFVFGLYVDNGKKPGTVEVTISTPLPNRLMSAQQASSGGGDGKPYSIVSKTAPTITEAMISIQRDLTRRITLSHLKVVVIGEDYAKKGISELLEWLKREPGFPLGTYVLGCSGRAKEITKLTPVYEQQPSQVLLNFASDNFMFKTTIKDCLIAEASYSGFALTYLNIGTKPESVEIGKPEYWAGIQGAALYQKDKMKGSLNVREGIALAWAQGNIHFPLYSITWDEGKGTASALITFSKSSKAVSLSKKGPIFKISLQGTASMVSIKNSELHDIKAISATITEKLEQKISGEVSDAIRKTQKAGTDVLHLGLLMEWNYPQRWKKLQTNWEDYYTHDAEIKVSTHIHISNFGAAK is encoded by the coding sequence ATGAAATATATAAAACTGGGAGTTGTTGCGCTCTTAATTCTTAGTTTGACAGGGTGCTGGTCTAAGGAAGAGTTGGATGACTTGACGTTTGTATTTGGCTTATATGTAGATAATGGAAAGAAACCCGGTACGGTGGAGGTCACGATCAGCACACCTTTGCCTAATCGTCTAATGTCAGCCCAGCAAGCGTCAAGCGGGGGTGGAGACGGTAAACCCTATTCTATTGTGTCAAAGACTGCACCGACTATAACCGAAGCGATGATTTCCATCCAACGGGATCTAACTCGCCGGATTACTCTTTCCCACCTTAAAGTGGTCGTTATCGGAGAAGACTATGCCAAAAAAGGAATTAGCGAGCTCTTGGAATGGCTAAAGAGAGAACCTGGTTTTCCACTCGGAACCTATGTTCTTGGCTGTTCAGGGAGGGCAAAGGAAATAACGAAGTTAACACCGGTTTATGAACAACAGCCTTCTCAAGTACTGTTGAATTTCGCTTCGGATAACTTCATGTTTAAAACCACTATCAAAGACTGTTTAATCGCTGAAGCATCCTACTCCGGATTTGCCTTAACGTATTTAAACATTGGCACCAAACCGGAGTCCGTCGAAATAGGAAAGCCGGAATATTGGGCAGGGATCCAGGGTGCAGCATTGTATCAAAAAGACAAGATGAAGGGCTCTCTCAATGTTAGAGAGGGGATAGCCTTGGCCTGGGCACAAGGAAATATCCACTTTCCGTTGTACTCCATCACATGGGACGAAGGTAAAGGGACTGCCAGTGCTCTTATCACCTTTTCTAAATCTTCTAAAGCCGTCTCATTATCTAAAAAGGGTCCAATCTTTAAAATCTCATTACAAGGAACAGCGAGCATGGTATCCATTAAGAACTCTGAACTACATGATATTAAGGCGATTTCTGCCACAATAACGGAAAAACTTGAACAAAAAATTTCCGGGGAGGTTTCAGATGCCATTCGAAAAACGCAGAAAGCAGGCACGGATGTCTTGCATTTAGGTCTTCTTATGGAATGGAATTACCCGCAGCGATGGAAGAAGCTCCAAACCAATTGGGAAGATTATTATACTCATGATGCCGAAATTAAGGTTTCCACACACATTCATATTAGCAATTTTGGAGCTGCGAAATAA
- a CDS encoding AAA family ATPase, which yields MNLQEVTELIQSIRDNLAKVIVGKEDGVDLLLTAMLANGHVLLEDVPGTGKTLLAKVLARSLDCTFKRIQFTPDLLPSDLSGINYYNQKLGDFQFRPGPVFANVLLADEINRATPRTQSSLLECMEERQITIDGVTHELEAPFLVIATQNPIDNHGTFPLPEAQLDRFLMRITTGYPSSEEGIHILQRFRQNNPLDTTLAVVTAQQVVAAQRFAASVMISDDLLSYIIHITEATRKSPSVKLGASPRASGALLRSAQGYALVRGRDYVTPDDIKAVAVPVLAHRLLFNHGLKSREGQAAELVNQVLQQVEVPVEKLVLTRSGRVD from the coding sequence ATGAATCTTCAAGAGGTAACCGAACTAATCCAATCGATAAGAGATAATTTGGCCAAGGTCATTGTTGGAAAAGAAGATGGGGTAGACTTGCTGTTGACTGCTATGTTAGCTAACGGTCACGTTCTATTGGAGGATGTACCAGGAACGGGTAAAACCTTATTGGCAAAAGTACTCGCCCGATCTTTGGACTGCACATTTAAAAGAATTCAATTTACTCCGGATTTATTGCCTTCAGATTTGAGTGGAATAAACTACTATAATCAAAAATTAGGAGATTTCCAATTCAGACCCGGTCCTGTATTCGCCAACGTGTTGCTGGCTGATGAAATCAATCGTGCAACCCCTCGAACGCAATCCAGTTTGCTTGAATGTATGGAGGAACGTCAAATTACAATTGACGGTGTTACCCATGAACTAGAGGCGCCTTTTCTGGTTATAGCCACTCAGAATCCGATAGATAACCATGGTACCTTCCCGCTGCCCGAGGCTCAACTGGACCGCTTTCTAATGCGGATAACGACTGGATATCCTTCATCAGAGGAAGGGATTCATATTCTTCAGCGTTTTCGGCAGAATAACCCCCTGGATACAACACTTGCTGTCGTAACCGCTCAACAAGTTGTAGCTGCACAACGTTTTGCTGCTTCGGTCATGATCAGCGATGATTTGCTTTCTTACATTATTCATATTACTGAAGCAACACGTAAGTCCCCCTCAGTGAAGCTGGGGGCAAGTCCTCGAGCCAGCGGTGCTTTACTGAGATCTGCACAAGGTTATGCTCTGGTTCGTGGACGAGATTATGTTACACCGGATGATATTAAAGCCGTCGCCGTGCCGGTACTTGCCCATCGGCTGCTATTCAACCATGGTCTGAAATCCCGGGAGGGTCAAGCTGCAGAACTCGTCAATCAAGTGCTGCAACAAGTGGAGGTACCCGTAGAAAAGTTAGTTCTCACCCGATCTGGAAGGGTGGATTAA
- a CDS encoding AzlD domain-containing protein, translated as MRMDIFLIIIGAALVTFIPRVLPLMLLSRVNLPEWGMRWLNYVPIAVMAALVAQALFIQDEHFSLSSNNLELIAALPTFWVAVKTRSLLGTVVVGMISLMVLRFFL; from the coding sequence ATGAGAATGGACATTTTCTTGATTATTATAGGCGCAGCCTTAGTTACCTTTATTCCTCGAGTCCTACCGCTCATGCTCCTTAGCCGTGTTAATCTTCCTGAATGGGGAATGCGTTGGTTAAATTATGTGCCCATTGCAGTTATGGCAGCTTTGGTTGCACAGGCGCTATTCATACAAGATGAGCATTTCTCGCTATCTAGCAATAATCTTGAACTAATAGCAGCGTTACCAACTTTTTGGGTTGCTGTGAAGACCCGTAGCTTATTGGGTACGGTCGTTGTCGGGATGATTTCCTTAATGGTGTTACGCTTTTTCTTATGA
- a CDS encoding DUF58 domain-containing protein produces MALPGFILFTGILLLIVSIVYQRNALTAVSYSRYFSTKAAYEGDRIEMVEEIINDKLLPLPWLRLESSIARGIEFGRQENLGIHTGEIYQNHISLFYLRSYRHIKRRHLVTCERRGFYRLESVTMTTGDLFGMSSKVKTFPLQLELLVYPMILDMSELPLPIHSWLGELPVKRWIVEDPFLTAGIREYSSGDSMGLVNWKATARTGMMQVHKKDYTADSRLVIGLNVEISDSMWRTVTDIERIELGVRYAATIGEYALQHGIEIRFICNGKLEDSEFREPVISAAISGLEELLELLSKLTLERTLPMSRLLELQAENGESDSDFLIITCHRGHELQIAAEQLLQQGNGVEWLDIPEQEGDFV; encoded by the coding sequence ATGGCTCTACCCGGTTTCATCCTCTTTACGGGTATACTGCTGCTTATTGTCTCCATAGTTTATCAGCGGAATGCTTTAACAGCCGTTAGTTACTCTAGATATTTCTCGACAAAGGCTGCTTATGAAGGAGATCGCATTGAGATGGTCGAGGAGATTATTAACGACAAGCTGCTTCCCCTCCCGTGGCTGCGTTTAGAATCGAGCATAGCCCGCGGAATAGAATTCGGCAGACAAGAGAACCTGGGTATTCATACCGGGGAGATTTATCAAAACCATATCAGCTTATTCTATCTGCGATCCTATCGTCACATCAAGCGGCGTCATTTAGTGACTTGTGAGCGGCGGGGATTCTATCGACTGGAATCTGTCACCATGACGACTGGAGATCTTTTCGGTATGTCTTCCAAAGTCAAAACCTTTCCGCTTCAACTTGAACTGTTGGTATACCCTATGATCTTAGATATGTCAGAACTTCCTCTTCCTATTCATAGCTGGCTTGGAGAACTGCCCGTGAAAAGATGGATCGTAGAGGATCCTTTTTTAACGGCTGGAATTCGGGAGTACAGTTCAGGGGATTCTATGGGACTAGTAAATTGGAAAGCAACGGCACGAACCGGTATGATGCAGGTCCATAAGAAAGACTACACAGCGGATTCCCGGCTTGTTATCGGGCTGAATGTGGAGATAAGCGACTCTATGTGGAGAACAGTAACAGACATAGAGCGGATCGAGCTTGGCGTACGGTATGCCGCAACCATCGGAGAATATGCTCTTCAACATGGTATCGAGATAAGATTTATATGTAATGGTAAGCTCGAGGACAGCGAATTCAGAGAGCCCGTTATATCCGCAGCGATATCCGGGTTGGAAGAGCTACTGGAGCTGCTATCTAAGCTGACTCTGGAGCGAACACTGCCTATGAGTAGATTGTTAGAGCTTCAAGCTGAGAATGGAGAAAGTGACTCCGATTTTCTAATTATTACCTGTCATAGAGGTCACGAACTGCAGATAGCTGCTGAGCAGTTATTGCAGCAAGGGAATGGAGTGGAATGGTTGGACATTCCGGAACAGGAGGGTGATTTCGTATGA
- a CDS encoding DUF4129 domain-containing protein: MKPSSVFYLRESVKLWISCLIELMMVLPIWVLFQVYILPAGINPIWMSVLPLLTLTGILIRSYFHIHWKQLMGSLLLGVGIGLLMGGLTMSAISMTVAGCTCSYLGMTAVSRIYSFRIYWVGIALYFMAAIFFQRIPQLQESTTLITRAGILCVVLALLMTNRNHLRYSSLSGGSSPLPQGLRRHNQVFVFFFVSITALLAAGTGKIIGLWVWNAVRNFLGWIIRLFSNTSPPPVKEEAPPAIMPGMPMGENNEPGLLAHILNISFYILGAAAVGALIYLTLRWLYRNTGGIWHRAIDALLTLLRREQSPRNNNVYVDEEKSVFSWEKTVHGIKDFWRFKLAVGTRRDLWENMNGSKERVRWLYRQWLRSKREKGYEAKSYLTPRETGEDVLKWASSQIAPDKLLEMYEKARYGEVEPSDADVAALKEQLKV, from the coding sequence ATGAAACCCTCTTCAGTCTTTTATCTCAGGGAAAGCGTTAAGCTCTGGATATCTTGTCTTATCGAACTTATGATGGTCCTACCGATCTGGGTTCTGTTTCAGGTATATATCCTTCCCGCCGGGATCAATCCGATATGGATGTCGGTCTTACCTTTACTGACACTCACAGGGATTCTTATTCGATCATACTTCCATATCCATTGGAAGCAGCTTATGGGTTCTCTGCTGCTGGGTGTGGGGATAGGACTATTGATGGGCGGGCTAACCATGTCTGCCATCTCCATGACTGTTGCTGGCTGCACATGTTCATATCTGGGTATGACCGCTGTCTCGCGTATATATTCATTCCGTATTTACTGGGTAGGCATTGCTCTATATTTTATGGCTGCTATATTTTTTCAAAGAATTCCGCAGCTTCAGGAGAGTACTACGCTAATAACCAGGGCTGGAATTCTATGTGTTGTTCTTGCTTTACTAATGACTAACCGCAATCATTTGCGATACAGCTCACTATCCGGGGGATCCTCACCTTTGCCTCAAGGGCTTCGAAGACACAATCAAGTATTTGTCTTCTTTTTTGTTAGTATCACAGCACTCTTAGCGGCTGGTACGGGTAAAATCATAGGTTTATGGGTTTGGAATGCGGTACGAAATTTCTTGGGATGGATCATTCGTTTATTCTCAAATACAAGTCCGCCCCCTGTTAAGGAAGAAGCGCCTCCAGCCATTATGCCTGGGATGCCGATGGGGGAGAATAACGAACCCGGTCTGCTGGCGCACATTCTGAATATCTCTTTTTACATATTGGGAGCCGCGGCAGTGGGAGCCTTAATCTATCTCACTCTTCGATGGTTGTATAGAAATACGGGAGGGATATGGCATAGAGCGATTGATGCACTATTGACCTTACTTAGAAGGGAGCAATCACCGCGAAATAACAATGTGTATGTTGATGAAGAGAAGAGTGTATTTAGTTGGGAGAAAACAGTTCATGGCATTAAGGATTTCTGGAGATTCAAGTTAGCTGTGGGTACCCGCCGTGACCTTTGGGAGAATATGAACGGAAGCAAAGAGCGCGTTAGGTGGTTATACCGGCAATGGCTCCGTTCCAAGCGGGAGAAAGGCTATGAAGCTAAGAGCTATCTTACTCCCAGGGAGACGGGAGAAGATGTATTAAAGTGGGCTAGCAGTCAGATCGCACCGGATAAGCTTCTTGAGATGTATGAAAAGGCTAGATACGGAGAAGTAGAGCCTTCCGACGCTGACGTGGCTGCACTGAAAGAGCAATTGAAGGTATAA
- a CDS encoding beta-galactosidase codes for MKKPVAKEQFELGVCYYPEHWPESMWEDDYRRMSEMGFTIIRMGEFAWSIFEPEEGVFQFDRFDRAIDLAHRYGLKVVLGTPTATPPAWLTSKYPEVLNVTYEGVTLQHGMRRHYNYSSPKYRELCARITDQLASQYGTHPGVVGWQIDNELNCEINVFYSDSDHNAFREWLQRKYVTLEELNNAWGTVFWSQSYSDWSQVYLPRPTPSPNQPNPHQALDEKRFISDNTISFAKIQADILHAKAPQQWVTTNGLFGHLDSHEMTDQLLDFFSYDSYPQFSSIFHDAAEDNPLRDRNWGLSLSAVRSISPNFCIMEQQSGPGGWVNRMNMPSPKPGQMRLWTYQSIAHGADMVLFFRWRTATMGNEIYWHGINDYHNQPNRRVREATQIGQELAAIGKSIIGTRIQANIAIVRDYDNEWDGEYDVWHGPFMWQSNKEWFKALQRKHIPNDVLYLRKTTTLEELTRYEVLVYPHPAIMRDETASLLDQYVQQGGKLIFGCRTGYKDERGQCYMKPFPGAAKDLCGITVEEFTMINGTRLPTTIRWGDKPEDITGADSFNDILHVEADSVQVMGTYASDYYAGKPAVTRNIRGKGEVWYYGAVFNEQASTRILDYLGFQSPAESWLELPDSVELQIREGDSSHYTFLLNYNEEPAALVLKEEKRDLLTGKIISGAHSLEGFGVLVLY; via the coding sequence ATGAAAAAACCTGTTGCTAAAGAACAATTCGAACTTGGCGTCTGCTACTATCCGGAGCACTGGCCGGAAAGCATGTGGGAAGATGATTACCGCCGGATGAGTGAGATGGGCTTCACGATTATTCGTATGGGTGAATTTGCTTGGTCCATATTTGAACCTGAGGAGGGTGTTTTTCAATTTGATCGGTTTGACCGTGCCATTGATTTAGCACACCGTTATGGACTGAAGGTCGTGTTGGGAACCCCTACCGCTACCCCTCCCGCCTGGCTGACTTCTAAATATCCTGAAGTTCTTAATGTGACCTATGAAGGTGTAACCCTGCAACATGGTATGCGCCGTCATTATAACTACAGCAGTCCTAAATACCGTGAACTGTGTGCTCGTATAACTGATCAGTTGGCAAGCCAATACGGCACTCACCCCGGTGTGGTTGGCTGGCAGATTGATAATGAGCTCAATTGTGAGATCAATGTCTTCTACTCAGACAGTGACCATAACGCTTTCAGAGAATGGTTGCAGCGAAAATACGTCACTTTGGAAGAATTGAACAACGCCTGGGGTACGGTATTCTGGAGTCAAAGTTACAGTGATTGGTCTCAGGTGTATTTGCCGCGACCAACACCTTCTCCTAACCAGCCCAATCCGCATCAGGCTCTAGATGAGAAACGTTTCATATCCGATAACACCATTTCTTTTGCTAAAATTCAGGCTGACATTCTCCACGCGAAAGCTCCACAACAGTGGGTCACAACCAATGGTTTGTTTGGGCATCTGGACAGCCATGAAATGACCGATCAGTTGCTGGATTTCTTCAGTTATGATTCGTATCCACAGTTCTCGAGCATTTTCCATGATGCGGCAGAGGACAATCCGCTAAGAGATAGGAACTGGGGCCTTTCACTCTCAGCTGTCCGCTCCATCTCCCCTAACTTCTGCATCATGGAACAGCAATCCGGCCCGGGAGGTTGGGTGAACCGAATGAACATGCCTTCACCGAAACCTGGACAAATGCGGTTATGGACCTACCAATCTATCGCTCATGGGGCAGATATGGTTCTCTTCTTCCGTTGGCGCACAGCCACCATGGGCAATGAAATCTACTGGCATGGAATCAATGACTACCATAACCAACCTAACCGAAGAGTACGGGAAGCCACTCAGATCGGTCAAGAGTTGGCAGCGATAGGCAAGTCAATTATAGGTACACGAATACAAGCGAATATAGCGATCGTGCGTGATTACGATAATGAATGGGACGGGGAATATGATGTTTGGCACGGCCCTTTTATGTGGCAAAGCAACAAAGAATGGTTCAAGGCCCTTCAACGGAAGCATATCCCTAACGATGTACTCTATTTGCGAAAAACCACGACCTTAGAGGAACTTACTCGCTATGAGGTTCTGGTGTACCCCCATCCAGCGATAATGAGAGATGAGACAGCTTCCTTACTGGATCAATATGTTCAGCAGGGCGGAAAGCTTATCTTTGGTTGCAGAACCGGTTATAAAGATGAGCGCGGCCAATGTTACATGAAACCTTTCCCCGGAGCAGCCAAAGATCTATGCGGAATTACGGTGGAGGAATTTACGATGATAAATGGCACGCGCCTTCCAACCACTATCCGCTGGGGAGATAAACCGGAAGATATTACCGGGGCAGATTCCTTTAATGATATTCTTCACGTTGAAGCCGACTCTGTTCAAGTCATGGGTACCTACGCCTCTGATTACTACGCTGGGAAACCGGCAGTTACAAGAAATATTCGCGGTAAAGGGGAAGTTTGGTATTACGGAGCTGTATTTAATGAGCAGGCATCCACTCGAATCCTGGATTACCTGGGATTCCAATCTCCGGCTGAATCTTGGCTTGAACTTCCGGATAGTGTAGAGCTTCAAATTCGTGAAGGGGATTCCTCTCATTACACTTTCCTGCTGAACTACAATGAAGAACCTGCTGCTCTCGTTCTTAAAGAGGAGAAACGGGATCTGTTGACAGGTAAAATAATCTCGGGGGCACATAGTCTCGAAGGGTTTGGTGTATTAGTGTTATATTGA